In a genomic window of Lycium ferocissimum isolate CSIRO_LF1 chromosome 9, AGI_CSIRO_Lferr_CH_V1, whole genome shotgun sequence:
- the LOC132031794 gene encoding probable 2-oxoglutarate-dependent dioxygenase AOP1 produces the protein MASKIPTIDFCKPDLKPGTAQWDSTKAQVFQALKEYGCFEAIYDKIPKEIGEAMFDTLKEIFPLECKLREYLDKPFARYQDLLPHTPFNDIRRTADLLLPESVETFVNTFWPDGNPHNSNVVNTYSKSLMELDEMLKRMILESLGLKNYIDEFLAQNSFLLRLINYKKEVPQGEDVNKPRLIGHTDTGFLTIVKQDQAGLQVQMKNGDWIEPNVSPNSFVVLVADSLMAWTNGQLSSAFHRVKMAGDIDRFSIMLFASPKPGCIVEAPKELVDEEHPMLFKPYDIVGYYKHVISGFGYGSLGYGARDLLKAYCGV, from the exons ATGGCCTCCAAGATTCCCACCATAGATTTTTGCAAGCCAGACTTGAAACCAGGTACTGCACAATGGGACTCAACAAAAGCTCAAGTCTTCCAAGCCTTGAAAGAGTATGGTTGCTTTGAAGCAATATATGATAAGATCCCAAAGGAAATTGGAGAAGCCATGTTTGATACTTTAAAAGAAATATTCCCATTGGAGTGCAAACTGAGAGAATATCTAGATAAACCCTTTGCTCGGTACCAAGACCTACTTCCACACACACCATTCAATGACATTAGGCGCACTGCTGATTTACTCCTCCCTGAAAGTGTTGAAACCTTTGTCAATACCTTTTGGCCTGATGGCAATCCTCATAATAG CAATGTGGTAAATACCTACTCAAAGTCACTGATGGAATTGGATGAAATGCTGAAAAGGATGATTTTGGAGAGTCTGGGGCTTAAAAATTACATTGATGAATTCTTGGCTCAAAACTCTTTTTTATTGCGGCTTataaattacaagaaggaaGTTCCACAAGGTGAAGATGTGAATAAACCAAGATTGATTGGCCACACAGACACTGGCTTCCTGACCATAGTGAAACAAGATCAAGCTGGATTGCAAGTTCAGATGAAAAATGGAGACTGGATTGAGCCCAATGTTTCCCCTAATTCCTTTGTCGTTTTAGTTGCGGATTCATTGATG GCATGGACAAATGGTCAACTATCGTCTGCTTTCCACAGAGTAAAAATGGCTGGCGACATTGATAGGTTCTCCATTATGTTATTTGCATCGCCAAAACCAGGTTGCATCGTAGAGGCCCCAAAAGAACTAGTGGATGAAGAACACCCGATGCTTTTCAAGCCCTATGACATCGTTGGATACTATAAACATGTTATATCCGGATTTGGTTACGGATCTCTAGGTTACGGAGCTAGAGATCTTCTCAAGGCTTATTGTGGTGTTTGA
- the LOC132031795 gene encoding uncharacterized protein LOC132031795, with protein sequence MTDPAASVSTGLENIVISSDPPETSEHRNTMQHDEHIARLTQEIEDLRSELNRVRDLTNLSITLQSPPPEPRTVAPNPPRFPSLESPVPEHFPPQNNAPTNNNFPPPNPSSVYTLLQSQPPTHITSETQAYTNPVTVRFQPEVDQYEEMEKEAKARADDMLLKEIHSLKEAMRNLQVARGTKSVEYEDLCVQPDVDLPVGYKPPKFDTFNGTGDPHTHLRAYCDKLVGVGRDQNIRMKLFIRSLSGEALNWYTQQDVRKWRGWSDMAQDFMDRFSFNTDITHRIESI encoded by the exons ATGACTGATCCAGCCGCATCCGTTTCAACTGGTTTGGAAAACATTGTGATCTCTAGCGATCCTCCCGAGACTTCTGAACATAGAAATACTATGCAACATGACGAACATATCGCCCGCCTGACTCAAGAGATTGAGGACCTACGTAGCGAACTAAATCGGGTTAGGGACCTGACCAATTTATCCATCACACTCCAAAGTCCACCTCCTGAACCTAGAACTGTCGCACCAAATCCACCTCGTTTTCCATCACTTGAATCTCCAGTCCCTGAACACTTTCCTCCACAAAATAATGCACCCACCAACAACAACTTTCCTCCACCAAATCCATCATCCGTCTATACCCTTCTACAAAGTCAACCACCTACCCACATTACCT CGGAAACACAAGCCTATACCAACCCAGTAACGGTCAGGTTCCAGCCCGAAGTAGATCAATACgaggaaatggagaaagagGCAAAAGCAAGGGCAGACGATATGTTGCTAAAAGAGATCCACAGTCTCAAAGAAGCAATGAGAAACCTTCAAGTTGCTAGGGGAACTAAGAGTGTAGAATACGAGGATCTGTGTGTTCAGCCTGATGTTGACTTACCTGTAGGCTACAAACCGCCGAAATTTGATACTTTCAATGGAACCGGCGATCCTCATACACACTTAAGGGCTTATTGTGACAAATTGGTTGGAGTAGGTAGAGATCAGAACATAAGGATGAAGCTATTCATCAGGAGCTTATCTGGTGAGGCCCTTAATTGGTATACACAACAGGACGTCCGTAAATGGCGTGGTTGGAGTGACATGGCCCAAGACTTTATGGACCGATTCAGTTTCAACACCGACATCACACACCGGATAGAGTCTATATGA